From the genome of Spinacia oleracea cultivar Varoflay chromosome 2, BTI_SOV_V1, whole genome shotgun sequence, one region includes:
- the LOC110782154 gene encoding uncharacterized protein, whose protein sequence is MQYSEEWKSLFPISSVHSPPLLLTQNPPLLGPLFFNPVPESLSLLFSSPDLSPPFLPPPPHLSLPKFLKTSTYYDSPVLPTAASAISASFTSEEHSTSSNSLPHNRLEPLYCPNNQVFIFFPTGSNLDRVGFLVLSVRDSKLVVDFCSDGSVLTSQKFDHRIVQLTACSLTDCSFPDVGGSACVGFLLACNMYAANWFSVRTSVHCLDSKKPALVLMGSKKFTSSMVAYACWSPHLPGECVILLESGALFLFDMDSCLETRFRGKRISVAWDELGESASSGWFSCEFSWHPRILVVANSKAIYVLDLRFGKCHTICLLRIDLLGESDLHAKDRFVVFSKAGSDGFFYTVASEQWLFLCDIRKPLMPVLRWAHHLREPRYMTVLSLSELRSMPHDKNAGASAVILGSFWNDDFSVFCYGRPHPTTTKSLSSKISKFSNSFYAWELPSPFLLASQNCHCGSCLLREEFAKDDLLDWIVWQQKRESVLGFCIFNRDLCSLFPKAGEHGGFTLLRLMSTGKLESQQYCASWKIARNVATAHGEVTPLKDSLLCSMGDETYKFTRRFRYIKLENLYNHLNNNLAKLLFTKFRDIPATAGVKKRYNKRFQKFMSEKMKSFGCDPPMSHLSIADVFRDVDMPTNLYEIVSRVMWTSLPMNILEVAFPEYNEVLEVEHKKFSPDFPAIPDQDQSPPFFLRDPSRCTNKWSNKVRCSEDFLGPVFPLPALVVLNEISRRGYSFVGEVNEFSPEDIFSHQCKYVMRLTKEMGILNVGDKQDKEHAVSLKEDRDEILDDFSEPRPLFLYKPSAFLDEVGEQAGSVLGERYNTVVSKFAEDDGDFFAGLCPMELKFDSDKKIQKFSDEESHVFNLLKKQCSRWQNGFMPYQNLHMQLREKQPHLRPDN, encoded by the exons ATGCAGTACTCGGAAGAATGGAAATCATTATTTCCGATTTCCTCGGTTCATTCCCCTCCCCTCCTCCTTACTCAAAACCCTCCTTTATTGGGACCACTGTTCTTCAACCCCGTCCCAGAGTCCTTATcccttctcttctcttctcccgatctctctcctcctttccTCCCTCCTCCCCCCCATCTCTCTTTACCCAAATTTCTTAAAACCTCCACTTACTATGACTCCCCTGTCCTTCCTACTGCTGCCTCTGCTATCTCTGCCTCCTTTACTTCTGAAGAGCatagtacaagttccaacagtctCCCCCACAACCGTCTTGAGCCCCTCTATTGCCCCAACAACCAGGTTTTTATTTTCTTCCCAACAGGGTCCAATCTTGATCGTGTTGGATTTCTTGTTTTATCTGTAAGGGATTCCAAGTTGGTTGTTGATTTTTGTTCTGATGGTTCAGTTTTGACTTCCCAAAAATTTGATCATCGGATTGTTCAATTAACAGCTTGTTCTCTTACTGATTGCTCTTTTCCTGATGTGGGTGGTTCTGCTTGTGTTGGTTTCTTACTGGCTTGTAATATGTATGCTGCTAATTGGTTCAGTGTTCGAACTAGTGTGCACTGTTTAGATTCCAAGAAGCCTGCTTTGGTTCTTATGGGCAGTAAGAAATTCACAAGTAGCATGGTGGCTTATGCTTGTTGGAGCCCACATTTGCCTGGAGAGTGTGTGATCTTGTTAGAAAGTGGAGCATTATTTTTGTTTGATATGGATTCTTGTTTGGAAACTAGGTTTAGAGGGAAAAGAATCAGTGTTGCATGGGATGAACTTGGTGAGTCAGCAAGTAGTGGGTGGTTCAGCTGTGAATTTAGTTGGCATCCTAGAATATTGGTAGTGGCAAATTCAAAAGCTATTTATGTGCTTGATTTAAGATTTGGTAAATGTCACACGATCTGTTTATTGAGGATTGACTTGCTTGGAGAAAGTGACTTGCATGCAAAGGATAGGTTTGTTGTGTTTTCGAAGGCTGGAAGTGACGGTTTCTTCTATACCGTAGCTTCTGAGCAATGGCTATTTTTATGTGATATTCGCAAACCACTAATGCCGGTGCTGAGGTGGGCCCACCATCTCCGCGAGCCACGTTACATGACTGTTTTGTCTCTATCTGAGCTGAGATCAATGCCGCATGATAAGAATGCAGGGGCCTCTGCTGTTATCTTAGGATCGTTTTGGAACGACGATTTCAGTGTTTTCTGTTATGGGCGTCCTCATCCTACAACTACAAAATCTCTCTCTAGTAAAATATCTAAATTTTCGAATTCCTTTTATGCATGGGAGCTTCCATCACCGTTCTTGTTGGCTAGTCAGAATTGCCATTGTGGCAGTTGTCTTTTAAGGGAGGAGTTTGCGAAGGATGATCTTCTTGACTGGATCGTATGGCAACAGAAAAGGGAATCAGTTCTTGGTTTTTGCATTTTTAACAGGGATCTTTGTTCTTTATTTCCCAAAGCCGGAGAGCATGGGGGTTTTACACTTCTCCGATTGATGTCCACTGGGAAGCTTGAATCCCAGCAATATTGTGCGTCATGGAAAATTGCGAGGAATGTGGCAACGGCGCATGGTGAAGTGACTCCTCTCAAAGATTCTTTGCTATGCTCTATGGGTGATGAGACCTATAAATTTACCAGGAGGTTCCGCTACATTAAACTTGAGAACCTTTATAACCATTTGAATAATAATCTTGCCAAATTATTGTTCACAAAATTTAGGGACATTCCAGCTACTGCAGGTGTGAAGAAACGCTATAATAAGCGTTTCCAAAAATTCATGAGTGAGAAAATGAAGTCATTCGGTTGTGATCCCCCAATGTCACACCTTTCAATTGCCGATGTTTTCAGGGATGTTGACATGCCAACAAACCTGTACGAGATTGTTAGTAGAGTAATGTGGACCTCGTTACCTATGAATATTTTAGAGGTGGCTTTTCCTGAGTATAATGAAGTTCTTGAAGTTGAACATAAAAAATTTTCTCCAGATTTTCCAGCCATTCCTGACCAAGACCAGTCACCTCCTTTCTTTCTAAGAGACCCTTCCCGCTGCACTAATAAGTGGTCAAACAAAGTACGATGCAGTGAGGATTTTCTGGGTCCTGTTTTTCCTCTTCCGGCATTAGTTGTTCTTAATGAGATTTCAAGGCGTGGCTATTCTTTCGTGGGTGAAGTAAATGAATTCTCTCCTGAAGACATATTTTCCCATCAATGCAAATATGTTATGCGTTTAACCAAGGAAATGGGAATCCTGAATGTTGGTGACAAACAAGACAAAGAACATGCAGTCTCACTCAAGGAAGACAGGGATGAGATCTTGGATGACTTCTCAGAACCAAGACCTTTATTCTTGTATAAGCCATCTGCATTTTTGGATGAAGTGGGGGAGCAGGCGGGTTCTGTTCTAGGGGAAAGGTATAATACAGTAGTCTCTAAATTTGCTGAGGATGATGGTGATTTCTTCGCTGGTCTTTGCCCAATGGAACTTAAATTTGATTCTGACAAAAAGATTCAGAAGTTCTCTGATGAGGAATCGCATGTGTTCAATTTATTAAAGAAACAGTGTTCACGCTGGCAAAATGGCTTTATGCCGTATCAGAATCTTCACATGCAACTTCGTGAAAAACAGCCACATCTAAGACCTG ACAATTGA